AATCCACGCCAGGGCAACGGCAAGTCGAACGGCATGCTCAATAAAGAGACGCCCCCGCCCCCGACGCCGCATAGCCCTTTGAAAGGACCGGGTCATCGCCAGCCGACGCCCAAATCGTTGAAGGATGAGGGGAAGGGGCGCGGCGTCGCGCGGCAAGTCGTCGCGATGAATTTGCGGAACAACAACGATTTGGTGGTCGAGGCAATCGTGCAGTTCGACGAAGGATCGGCCGACCTGGATCTGCGCGCTCGCCAATCGCTCGACCGGCTGGCCGACGATCTGATCGGCAAATGGTCGAAGGTGGAAATCCGCGGGCACACGTCGGCCCGGCCGCTTCCCAGCGGCAGCAAATATCACGACGACTGGCAACTCTCTTTCGTCCGAAGTGAGGCGGTCATGAAATATCTCATCGAAAAGGGGCTCGAGGCAAAGCGTTTCCGCCTCAGTGAAGCGGCCGCGAATGAACCCGCCTCGCAAGGCCAGAACTACGGCTTGGCCGCCCCGGATGGCCGCGTCGAAGTGTTTGTGTTGGGCGAAGTCGTCGGCAGCCGAAGGGCGGCGCCAAAACCGGGCATCGCCCCCGCCGAAGGCACGGCCCCGAGCCTCCACGAAGACCCCGCCCCCGACGCTTCATCGAATTAGGCGCCTTCTCGAAGCTCACCGTTCCGCACACGAGCCCGAAGCGTGAGCGAGGAAATGCACACGAGCCCGAAGCGTGAGCGAGGGATTCGTTGACAGACGCCGCCGTTCCACATCGTTCGAACCGCGGACCAGTCGTTCCCGACAATCGCCAGCCCGGCGACCGGTGAAAGCAATCGCCGCTTCTGTCTTCCCAAACGCCAACGGGGTAGGAAATGCACACGAGCCCGAAGCGTGAGCGAGGAAACGCACACTAGCCCGAAGCGTGAGCGAGGGATTCGTTGACAGACGC
This genomic stretch from Pirellulales bacterium harbors:
- a CDS encoding flagellar motor protein MotB gives rise to the protein MAGKGGGAWKVAYADFVTAMMAFFMVMWLVAQSKPMKEAIASYFNDPNGRNPRQGNGKSNGMLNKETPPPPTPHSPLKGPGHRQPTPKSLKDEGKGRGVARQVVAMNLRNNNDLVVEAIVQFDEGSADLDLRARQSLDRLADDLIGKWSKVEIRGHTSARPLPSGSKYHDDWQLSFVRSEAVMKYLIEKGLEAKRFRLSEAAANEPASQGQNYGLAAPDGRVEVFVLGEVVGSRRAAPKPGIAPAEGTAPSLHEDPAPDASSN